A portion of the Streptomyces platensis genome contains these proteins:
- the nadD gene encoding nicotinate-nucleotide adenylyltransferase, which yields MGEHTGPVKRRLGVMGGTFDPIHHGHLVAASEVASQFHLDEVIFVPTGQPWQKSHKTVSPAEDRYLMTVIATASNPQFSVSRIDIDRGGKTYTIDTLRDLRTEHRDADLFFITGADALSQILTWHDAAELVSLAHFIGVTRPGHVLADPGLPAGAVSLVEVPALAISSTDCRARVAQGDPVWYLVPDGVVRYIDKKQLYRNDG from the coding sequence ATGGGAGAGCACACAGGGCCCGTGAAGCGGCGACTCGGAGTGATGGGCGGGACGTTCGACCCGATCCATCACGGACACCTGGTCGCCGCCAGCGAGGTGGCCAGCCAGTTCCACCTCGACGAGGTCATCTTCGTGCCGACGGGACAGCCGTGGCAGAAGAGCCACAAGACGGTGTCCCCGGCCGAGGACCGGTATCTGATGACGGTCATCGCGACCGCGTCGAATCCGCAGTTCTCCGTCAGCCGTATCGACATCGACCGCGGCGGCAAGACGTACACGATAGACACGCTGCGTGATCTGCGGACCGAGCACCGTGACGCGGATCTGTTCTTCATCACCGGCGCCGACGCGCTCAGTCAGATCCTGACCTGGCACGATGCCGCGGAGCTGGTCTCACTCGCCCACTTCATCGGGGTGACCCGGCCCGGCCATGTCCTCGCGGACCCCGGGCTGCCCGCGGGGGCGGTGTCCTTGGTCGAGGTGCCGGCGCTGGCCATCTCCTCGACCGACTGCCGGGCGCGTGTCGCCCAGGGGGATCCGGTCTGGTACCTGGTGCCGGACGGTGTGGTGCGCTACATCGACAAAAAGCAGCTGTACCGCAACGACGGCTGA
- a CDS encoding M48 family metallopeptidase, whose translation MTESPDGSANVPSRDRRRFPGISSRSYEHPADRSALVALRKLSGFDTVFKTLSGLLPERSLRLLFLSDSVRVGDQQFAHLNDMLRDACYILDLEKVPPMYVNQDPQPNAMCIGLDEPIIVVTTGLVELLDEEEMRAVIGHEVGHALSGHAVYRTILLFLTNLAMKVAWIPLGNVAIMAIVTALREWFRKSELSADRAGLLVGQDLQASMRGLMKLAGGNHLHEMNVDAFLKQADEYESGGDLRDSVLKILNLLPRSHPFTTVRAAELKKWAASRDYQRIMDGHYPRRDEDKDTSVSDSFRDSASHYADSMRNSKDPLMGLVRDIAGGAGDLGGKLRDTVFRGGGRPDGSGGANGSGGAGGSDA comes from the coding sequence ATGACGGAGAGCCCAGACGGCAGCGCGAACGTACCGAGCCGGGACCGGCGGCGATTCCCCGGAATCTCGTCGCGGTCGTACGAGCACCCGGCGGACCGCTCGGCGCTGGTGGCGTTGCGCAAGCTGAGCGGGTTCGACACCGTCTTCAAGACGCTCAGCGGCTTGTTGCCGGAGCGCAGCCTGCGGCTGCTGTTCCTGTCGGACTCGGTGCGGGTGGGCGACCAGCAGTTCGCGCACCTCAACGACATGCTGCGCGATGCCTGCTACATCCTGGACCTGGAGAAGGTCCCGCCGATGTACGTGAATCAGGACCCGCAGCCCAACGCCATGTGCATCGGCCTCGACGAGCCGATCATCGTGGTGACGACCGGCCTGGTCGAGCTGCTGGACGAGGAAGAGATGCGGGCGGTCATCGGCCACGAGGTCGGGCACGCGCTGTCCGGGCACGCGGTCTACCGCACGATCCTGCTGTTCCTGACGAATCTGGCGATGAAGGTCGCCTGGATCCCGCTGGGCAATGTCGCGATCATGGCGATCGTGACGGCGCTGCGCGAGTGGTTCCGCAAGTCGGAGCTGTCGGCGGACCGTGCCGGGCTGCTGGTCGGGCAGGATCTCCAGGCCTCGATGCGCGGTCTGATGAAGCTGGCCGGCGGCAATCATCTGCACGAGATGAATGTCGACGCCTTCCTGAAGCAGGCGGACGAGTACGAGTCCGGTGGCGATCTGCGCGACTCCGTGCTGAAGATCCTCAACCTGCTGCCGCGCAGCCACCCGTTCACGACCGTGCGGGCGGCCGAGCTCAAGAAGTGGGCGGCCAGCCGCGACTACCAGCGGATCATGGACGGCCACTACCCGCGCCGGGACGAGGACAAGGACACCTCGGTCTCCGACTCGTTCCGGGACTCCGCCTCCCACTACGCCGACTCGATGCGCAACAGCAAGGACCCGCTGATGGGCCTGGTGCGCGATATCGCGGGCGGCGCGGGCGACTTGGGCGGCAAGCTGCGCGACACGGTCTTCCGCGGCGGCGGGCGCCCCGACGGCTCGGGCGGCGCCAACGGAAGCGGTGGAGCGGGCGGCTCGGACGCCTAG
- a CDS encoding glutamate-5-semialdehyde dehydrogenase has translation MTSSASHSSPVLETARRAREAAAVLAPLPRTARDAALLAIADALVERTEAIVTANAQDIAKARAAGTAESIVDRLTLTPERIAAIAADVRQVVALPDPVGEVVRGSTLANGLDLRQVRVPLGVIGIIYEARPNVTVDAAALCLKSGNAVLLRGSSSAYASNSALVDVLRDAVQSAGLPADAVQLVPGESRDSVRELMRARGLVDVLIPRGGASLIRTVVEESTVPVIETGTGNCHVYVDEAADLDMAVDILVNSKAQRPSVCNAAETVLVHAGIAEKFLPRALEALTQAGVIVHGDAAWQQAGPGLVAPATDEDWATEYLSYDIAAAVVPDLDAAVAHIRRWTSGHTEAIVTTSQAAARRFTQLVDSTTVAVNASTRFTDGGEFGFGAEIGISTQKLHARGPMGLPELTSTKYIVTGDGHTR, from the coding sequence ATGACCAGCAGCGCATCGCACTCCTCGCCCGTCCTCGAGACCGCCCGCCGCGCGCGGGAGGCAGCCGCCGTTCTGGCGCCACTGCCGCGTACGGCCCGGGACGCGGCGCTGCTGGCCATCGCCGACGCCCTGGTGGAGCGGACCGAGGCGATCGTCACCGCCAACGCCCAGGACATCGCCAAGGCGCGGGCGGCGGGCACCGCCGAGTCGATTGTGGACCGGCTCACCCTCACCCCCGAGCGGATCGCGGCCATCGCCGCCGATGTCCGCCAGGTCGTGGCGCTGCCCGACCCGGTGGGCGAGGTGGTGCGCGGCTCGACCCTGGCCAACGGCCTCGACCTGCGGCAGGTCCGGGTCCCGCTCGGCGTGATCGGGATCATCTACGAGGCCCGGCCCAATGTGACGGTGGACGCCGCGGCCCTGTGCCTGAAGTCCGGCAACGCCGTGCTGCTGCGCGGCTCGTCCTCCGCGTACGCCTCCAACAGCGCTCTGGTGGACGTGCTGCGCGACGCCGTCCAGAGCGCCGGGCTGCCCGCCGACGCGGTCCAGCTGGTGCCCGGCGAGAGCCGTGACTCCGTACGGGAGCTGATGCGCGCCCGCGGCCTGGTCGACGTGCTGATCCCGCGCGGCGGCGCGTCCCTGATCCGTACGGTCGTCGAGGAGTCCACCGTCCCGGTCATCGAGACCGGCACCGGCAACTGCCACGTCTACGTCGACGAGGCCGCCGATCTCGACATGGCCGTCGACATCCTGGTCAACTCCAAGGCCCAGCGGCCCAGCGTCTGCAACGCCGCCGAGACGGTGCTGGTGCACGCCGGGATCGCCGAGAAGTTCCTGCCGCGCGCCCTGGAGGCGCTGACCCAGGCCGGGGTGATCGTGCACGGCGACGCCGCCTGGCAGCAGGCGGGCCCCGGGCTGGTGGCCCCCGCCACCGACGAGGACTGGGCCACCGAATACCTCTCGTACGACATCGCGGCCGCCGTGGTGCCCGACCTGGACGCGGCGGTGGCGCACATCCGGCGCTGGACCTCCGGTCACACCGAGGCGATCGTCACCACCTCGCAGGCCGCCGCCCGCCGCTTCACCCAGTTGGTCGACTCGACCACCGTCGCGGTCAACGCGTCCACCCGCTTCACCGACGGCGGCGAGTTCGGCTTCGGTGCGGAGATCGGCATCTCGACGCAGAAGCTGCACGCCCGCGGCCCCATGGGACTGCCGGAACTGACCTCCACGAAGTACATCGTCACGGGCGACGGCCACACCCGCTGA
- the proB gene encoding glutamate 5-kinase — MAGARQDVKDARRIVVKVGSSSLTTAAGGLDADRVDALVDVLAKHQDKEIVLVSSGAIAAGLAPLGLAKRPRDLARQQAAASVGQGLLVARYTASFARYGRRVGQVLLTSDDTSRRAHYRNAYRTLDQLLAMGAVPIVNENDTVATDEIRFGDNDRLAALVAHLVRADLLILLSDVDGLYDGDPATPGTSRIAEVQGPKDLEGISIGSAGKAGVGTGGMVTKVEAARIAAAAGIPVVLTSAVHAADALAGGSTGTHFLRTGRRSADRLLWLAHASTPRGALILDDGAVRAVVERRSSLLPAGIASVEGEFSAGDPVELRDGEGRAVARGVVNFDAREIPRLMGRSTRDLARELGPAYEREVVHRDDLVLLHS, encoded by the coding sequence GTGGCAGGCGCAAGGCAGGACGTGAAGGACGCCCGCCGGATCGTGGTGAAGGTCGGCTCGTCCTCGCTGACCACGGCCGCGGGGGGACTGGACGCGGACCGCGTCGACGCCCTGGTGGACGTGCTGGCCAAGCACCAGGACAAGGAGATCGTGCTGGTCTCCTCCGGCGCCATCGCGGCCGGTCTGGCGCCCCTGGGGCTCGCGAAACGGCCCCGCGACCTGGCCCGGCAGCAGGCCGCCGCCAGCGTCGGCCAGGGCCTGCTGGTCGCCCGCTACACCGCCTCCTTCGCCCGCTACGGCCGCCGCGTCGGCCAGGTCCTGCTGACCTCCGACGACACCAGCCGCCGGGCCCACTACCGCAACGCCTACCGGACCCTCGACCAGCTGCTGGCCATGGGCGCCGTACCGATCGTGAACGAGAACGACACCGTCGCCACCGACGAGATCCGGTTCGGCGACAACGACCGGCTGGCGGCCCTGGTCGCCCACCTCGTCCGCGCCGACCTGCTGATCCTGCTCTCCGACGTGGACGGCCTCTACGACGGCGATCCGGCCACCCCCGGCACCTCCCGGATAGCCGAGGTCCAGGGGCCCAAGGACCTGGAGGGCATCTCCATCGGCAGCGCGGGCAAGGCCGGCGTCGGCACCGGCGGCATGGTCACCAAGGTCGAGGCGGCCCGGATCGCGGCCGCGGCCGGTATCCCGGTCGTCCTGACCTCCGCCGTGCACGCCGCGGACGCCCTGGCCGGCGGCTCCACCGGCACCCACTTCCTGCGCACCGGCCGCCGCTCCGCCGACCGGCTGCTGTGGCTCGCGCACGCCTCCACCCCGCGCGGGGCGCTGATTCTGGACGACGGGGCGGTACGGGCCGTCGTCGAGCGCCGTTCCTCGCTGCTGCCGGCCGGCATCGCCTCCGTGGAGGGCGAGTTCTCCGCCGGCGACCCGGTCGAGCTGCGGGACGGTGAGGGCCGCGCGGTGGCCCGCGGCGTCGTCAATTTCGATGCCCGGGAAATCCCCCGATTGATGGGGCGTTCGACCCGCGATCTCGCGCGCGAGCTGGGCCCCGCCTATGAGCGGGAGGTCGTGCACCGCGACGATCTGGTGCTGCTGCACTCCTGA